AGCAATAATCACAGGAGGAAGTAGCGGTAATTATGCTTATGCTATTACTTCTTCTCAGAATGGGAAAGATTTGACGGTATTTAAGTTTAGCGCTGACTGGGAGAATGAAGATCCTACTTGTGCAGGTTTATATACTATTTCTTTACCGTCGGAGATAGATGTGGAAACTGCAAAGTTTGCAGCTTCTTATGCTTATACGGCAGATATTCTGTTTGTGGCTTCTGGTAATAAGTTATATCGGATAGACTTAAACCGTAGTCAGGTGACAGAACTTTATAGTTATGAAGCGGACCTGTCAGCACAAATTACGTGTCTGAAGTTTAAAGATGCTGAAAATGAAGAAGAACTAGGTATGTCCCTCGGGTTGGGTATCAATACTGCTGATAAAGGTGTAGTTGTAGAATTGCAACTGACAGTAGCGGGTGATGTATCCCGTGAAGAAAACAGCATTTGTGTTTACGAAGATCCCAATCAACCTATTGGGAAGATTGTTGATATTAGCTATAATTACGAATAGTATAAATCAGTCTTTATGCTGAAAGGAATTATCAGTGCAATGTTTCTTGCTGTTGTCTGTACTTGTTTGTACGGGCAACAGCCAAGTATTGCTACTTTTCTAAAAGAAGGAGCACCTGTGGAAGTTATTCCCGGTATGTTTACTACCTATCGAAGTGATAAACATATCTATTGGGAAATCCCGGATTCATTGATTGGACGTGAGTTTGCCGTAACGACAACTATCCTGGCGGCTCCTGCCCGTCCGGATCGGGATATGGAAAAGAAATTCGGATATTCGGGTGACATGGTAGGTCCGGTCTTTTTTAGTTTCCGCAAACAGGGTGATGAGTTGTGGATGATGGACCCACAACATGAAAGAGTGATAGAGGACCCTGAAGGAATGTATGCGAAGATCGCCGCCCAATGTGGGAATGAAAGGCTTTATAAAATATTGCCGGTCAAAGCAAGGAATCAGAAAAGTAGCCTGATAGAGATTGGTGAAGTTTTAAAGGATTTCCCTCTGTTTACTCTTGATATTGTGTCTTTTGATTTATCGGTAGGTACACGCCTGAGGGAAAAGGACTGTATCAAGGAAATCAAGGGATATGACAACCGTTTGCTGATACATACATCACGAACGTATCAAAGCTCATCAATGGGAATGCCGGGTAAGCCTGTCTCACCTTCTTATATGGGAGACTGGGATACGGGTGTTTGTATAAGATTATTGTCCAAGAGACCGTTGGAAACAGTTACTGCGAATACCGGAGCTTATTTTTCGATCGGCAAAGATTGTTTTCAAGGAGACCAGCCTGCTATCCGGAAATCCGTAATCAAACGATGGCGGCTGGAAATAAGGCCGGAAGATGTAGAAAAATACATGAAGGGAGAATTGGTGGAACCCATACAACCTATTATTTTTTATATAGATCGCAACACACCTGAAAAGTACATCGGCTGTATTATTGAAGCAGTACGCGACTGGCGTCCGGCTTTTGAGAAAGCCGGGTTTAAGAATGCCATTGATGCGCGGTTGGCCCCTACTGCTGAAGAAGATCCTGATTTTAGTATTTATGATAGTAGTTATCCGTTTATTTCGTGGAAAATATCAGGGCAAAATAACGCCTATGGTCCCACTCCTTGTGAACCCCGGTCCGGTGAGATTATTGCTTGCCATGTCGGTATTTTCAGCAGTGTCCTGAATCTGGAGCAGAAATGGTATTTCGCCCAATGTGGAGCGAATGATCCGCAGGCATGGAATATAGAGTTGCCGGACTCTTTGCTATTCGAACAGATAAAACAAGTGCTGACACATGAAATCGGCCATACATTAGGGTTGGAACATAACTTTCTGGGTAGTTCTCATTACTCCATCGACCAATTACGCGATAATGACTTTTTAAGTCGATATAGTATAGGTAGTTCCATTATGGATTATGTCCGCTTTAATTATGCCTTGCGCCCTCAAGATAAGGTTGATTTGAAAAACAGACGGATACGTGTTGGCGAATATGATAAATGGGCTATTGAATGGGGCTACCGTATATTTCCGGGTAGAGATGCTTCTGAAAGAGAAAAGAACAGGAGTCTTTGGAATCAGGAAAAACAGAAAGATCCCTCATTGCATTTCTTGAGCAGAATAGATGTACGGGCCCAGGCGGAAGATTTGGGAAATGACCATGTTGCGGTTAATACACAGGGAATAGAGAATCTGAAATATTTGTGTGAGCATCCTGATGTATGGAATGTGACAGATAAAACCTCTTTGCATGTATTGCAGGGGCGTCATGAAGCGATATTGAGCCATTATAAGCAGTGGGTACAGCATGTACTGTCTCATTTGGGTGGAAAACGCCTTGCTGAAACGGATGATGGGAGTATTTACATACTTGAAAAAGCTGATTACAATAAGAAGGTTATGGGCTTTATACAGGCTTATATATTACAGCCGCCCATGTGGATGTTTGATAAAAAGTTGACCGCTAAATTAGAAATAGACAGTGGCCGGGAGTTCGACCGCTTTTATGAAGAGTTGATGTCGGAAATGATCCGTTCCCTGCGGGAAGTGGAGGAAACGGAGGATGCCGGTGAAGGCATGTTGTCTGTAAATGAGTTTCTGGAAAACATACATAAAGGATTATTTGCAGAATGGGCTGACGATGCTCCTGTGAGTGATGCCAAGTATAAAGTGCAGCAGTTTTATGTGAGTAAACTTGCTAAATTGCTGGATAGGTCAGAAAAGATAACTTCGTCGAGATTATTGGTTTCCGTTAGGCAGGCTTTGAATAGAATAAAAGAGGAAAGTGTTGCTTATAGCCATAGGGTTACGGATCCGGTTGCTGGCAAACGGGCGATGTTCCTTGCGGATAATATTTTATTTTAATGATGAAAAGTAAATAAAAAGATTCATGAAGAGAAGAAAATATGTGATTGGTATATTGTTGTGTGTCACAGCTTTGCTTCAGGCACAGAATTCCGTCAAGCCATTTGATGAATTCTTTGTTGCCGGGATGAATAAAATCGACGGAGTGTTTCCTGTGTATGTGGCGGAAAAAGAAATCTATCTGGAAATACCTGAAAAATATATCGGGCGGGAAATTGAAGTCAGTGGGCAGATAGACCGGGGTTTTGATTTATTGAATCGTCCGGTTGACGGACTGGGAGTTGTGCGTATCGTATCTCCGGATAAAGGGGCAATTTGCTTTCAAAAGCCGTTTTATACAGAGCGTATCCTGGATGAAAAAAGCGCGTATCGGCAATCTTTCTCATTGTCGAACATACAACCTGCCGGTAAAAGTTATCCAGTGGTGGCCTATTCAAAAGAGCAGGGAGCCATTATCCGGATCACGGACTATCTGATGACTGCTGATGACTGGTTCAGCTATAATTATAGTTTCATCCGTTCTTTGGTTCCGGAGATGTCGGCAATCATGAAAGTACATCCTTTTGAGGAAGGTGTATCGTTTACAGTCAGGCGCTATCATGGAGCTGAGGCGGAAAGATATATGTTGTCCAGTTCTATCGTTGTGTTACCTGAAGGTAGTATGCCTTTGGAAGTCACTTGTGCAGTACGCTTACTTCCCTTGAAAAGAGATCAGATCCGTCTGGCGGATCGCAGACTGCCTTACCGGACATTGAGTTTCAAAGATTACTCTCAAGATCCTTATTGTATGGTGGAAGATTCGTTGATTCTTCGTTGGGATATGTCAAAGCCGCTTACTTTCTAT
The Bacteroides luhongzhouii DNA segment above includes these coding regions:
- a CDS encoding zinc-dependent metalloprotease, producing the protein MLKGIISAMFLAVVCTCLYGQQPSIATFLKEGAPVEVIPGMFTTYRSDKHIYWEIPDSLIGREFAVTTTILAAPARPDRDMEKKFGYSGDMVGPVFFSFRKQGDELWMMDPQHERVIEDPEGMYAKIAAQCGNERLYKILPVKARNQKSSLIEIGEVLKDFPLFTLDIVSFDLSVGTRLREKDCIKEIKGYDNRLLIHTSRTYQSSSMGMPGKPVSPSYMGDWDTGVCIRLLSKRPLETVTANTGAYFSIGKDCFQGDQPAIRKSVIKRWRLEIRPEDVEKYMKGELVEPIQPIIFYIDRNTPEKYIGCIIEAVRDWRPAFEKAGFKNAIDARLAPTAEEDPDFSIYDSSYPFISWKISGQNNAYGPTPCEPRSGEIIACHVGIFSSVLNLEQKWYFAQCGANDPQAWNIELPDSLLFEQIKQVLTHEIGHTLGLEHNFLGSSHYSIDQLRDNDFLSRYSIGSSIMDYVRFNYALRPQDKVDLKNRRIRVGEYDKWAIEWGYRIFPGRDASEREKNRSLWNQEKQKDPSLHFLSRIDVRAQAEDLGNDHVAVNTQGIENLKYLCEHPDVWNVTDKTSLHVLQGRHEAILSHYKQWVQHVLSHLGGKRLAETDDGSIYILEKADYNKKVMGFIQAYILQPPMWMFDKKLTAKLEIDSGREFDRFYEELMSEMIRSLREVEETEDAGEGMLSVNEFLENIHKGLFAEWADDAPVSDAKYKVQQFYVSKLAKLLDRSEKITSSRLLVSVRQALNRIKEESVAYSHRVTDPVAGKRAMFLADNILF